A single genomic interval of Amycolatopsis albispora harbors:
- a CDS encoding resuscitation-promoting factor → MFASSGGGVGTLDWPNPEGELDFADFSDDLNVTQHDVLTVLGPDADALMAEANVDVDELIRLINAETTMLPPIVIPDEISEDRVAQGQPLPVEDGVVKAAKTWKKRFLKGAVLAVLITLTGGGAAAMAMNKSVTVDVDGAQQTVNTFGGTVGEVLKDAGYEIGAHDAISPSPDAKVADDTVITLERGRQLNLIVDGSPREAWVRATTVSEALTQLGLAEAAKPGTWMSVGGDGQIPLEGMTLEVKTLKNITLYDGGNEPRQVQTNAVTAKEFFGELQLTIGPEDKVDGGMDYKLTDGAEVHISRTGVSVVNEDEEIPPPVEEIKDDTLDKGKTVVEEEGEAGSKNVTYRVTKENDKEVAREKISEEITKEAKPKKVRVGTKKAPTPAISDGSVWDRLAQCESTGNWAANTGNGYYGGLQFNASTWKAYGGAQYAALPHQASREQQIAVATKLRDSRGGYGAWPHCSKKLGLS, encoded by the coding sequence ATGTTCGCCTCCTCCGGTGGGGGCGTCGGCACGCTCGACTGGCCCAACCCCGAGGGCGAACTCGACTTCGCGGACTTCTCCGACGACCTGAACGTCACCCAGCACGACGTGCTGACCGTGCTCGGCCCCGACGCCGACGCGCTGATGGCCGAGGCCAACGTCGACGTCGACGAGCTGATCCGGCTGATCAACGCCGAGACCACGATGCTCCCGCCGATCGTCATCCCCGACGAGATCAGCGAGGACCGGGTCGCGCAGGGCCAGCCGCTGCCGGTCGAGGACGGCGTGGTCAAGGCCGCCAAGACCTGGAAGAAGCGCTTCCTCAAGGGCGCCGTGCTGGCCGTGCTGATCACCCTGACCGGTGGTGGCGCCGCCGCGATGGCGATGAACAAGAGCGTCACGGTCGACGTCGACGGCGCGCAGCAGACGGTGAACACCTTCGGCGGCACGGTCGGCGAGGTGCTCAAGGACGCCGGGTACGAGATCGGCGCGCACGACGCGATCTCCCCGTCGCCGGACGCCAAGGTCGCCGACGACACGGTCATCACCCTGGAGCGCGGCCGCCAGCTGAACCTGATCGTCGACGGCAGCCCGCGTGAGGCGTGGGTGCGCGCGACCACGGTTTCCGAGGCGCTGACCCAGCTCGGCCTTGCCGAAGCGGCCAAGCCCGGCACCTGGATGTCGGTCGGCGGCGACGGGCAGATCCCGCTCGAGGGGATGACCCTCGAGGTCAAGACCCTGAAGAACATCACGCTGTACGACGGTGGCAACGAGCCCCGCCAGGTGCAGACGAACGCGGTGACCGCCAAGGAATTCTTCGGCGAGCTGCAGCTGACGATCGGTCCGGAGGACAAGGTCGACGGCGGCATGGACTACAAGCTGACCGACGGCGCCGAGGTGCACATCAGCCGCACCGGCGTGTCCGTGGTGAACGAGGACGAAGAGATCCCGCCGCCGGTCGAGGAGATCAAGGACGACACGCTCGACAAGGGCAAGACCGTTGTCGAGGAAGAGGGCGAAGCCGGTTCGAAGAACGTCACCTACCGGGTGACGAAGGAGAACGACAAGGAAGTCGCCCGCGAGAAGATCTCCGAGGAGATCACCAAGGAAGCCAAGCCGAAGAAGGTCCGGGTCGGCACCAAGAAGGCGCCCACGCCCGCGATCTCGGACGGTTCGGTGTGGGACCGGCTCGCGCAGTGCGAGTCCACCGGCAACTGGGCCGCCAACACCGGCAACGGCTACTACGGCGGCCTGCAGTTCAACGCCAGCACCTGGAAGGCCTACGGCGGTGCGCAGTACGCGGCGCTGCCGCACCAGGCCAGCCGGGAGCAGCAGATCGCCGTCGCCACCAAGCTGCGCGACTCCCGCGGCGGCTACGGTGCCTGGCCGCACTGCTCGAAGAAGCTCGGCCTCTCTTGA
- a CDS encoding TatD family hydrolase, which translates to MSKKELPPVPDRLPAPVVDAHTHMDACGAVTAADVTAMADRAEAAGVARVVTVADDLAAARWAAEASTWDSRVFAAVAVHPTRTKDFGEAERSEVERLARGERVVAVGETGLDYYWDYAPHDAQQEAFRWHIDLAKRLGKTLMIHDRDAHDDVFRILAEEGAPDTVVFHCFSGDGEFARKCLDAGYVLSFAGTVTFKNARGLHEAARISPLGQFVVETDAPFLTPHPYRGRPNEPYCTAYTVRNLAELREEPVETIADAVRETAERVFRLPTVT; encoded by the coding sequence GTGAGCAAGAAAGAACTCCCACCGGTGCCGGACAGGCTGCCGGCACCGGTGGTCGACGCGCACACGCACATGGACGCCTGCGGCGCGGTTACCGCGGCCGACGTGACCGCCATGGCCGACCGCGCCGAGGCGGCCGGCGTGGCCCGCGTGGTCACCGTCGCGGACGACCTCGCCGCCGCCCGCTGGGCCGCCGAAGCGTCCACTTGGGACAGCCGAGTGTTCGCCGCGGTGGCAGTGCATCCCACGCGCACCAAGGATTTCGGCGAGGCGGAACGGTCCGAAGTGGAGCGACTGGCCCGCGGTGAGCGGGTGGTGGCGGTCGGCGAGACCGGGCTGGACTACTACTGGGACTACGCCCCGCACGACGCCCAGCAGGAGGCCTTCCGCTGGCACATCGACCTGGCCAAGCGGCTCGGCAAGACGCTGATGATCCACGACCGCGACGCGCACGACGACGTGTTCCGCATCCTGGCCGAGGAGGGCGCCCCCGACACGGTGGTCTTCCACTGCTTCTCCGGTGACGGAGAGTTCGCCCGGAAGTGTCTCGACGCCGGTTACGTGCTTTCGTTCGCGGGCACGGTGACCTTCAAGAACGCACGCGGACTGCACGAAGCGGCGCGGATTTCGCCCCTCGGTCAATTCGTGGTCGAGACCGACGCGCCCTTCCTCACCCCGCACCCGTACCGGGGACGGCCCAACGAGCCCTACTGCACGGCCTACACCGTGCGTAACCTCGCTGAGCTGCGGGAAGAGCCGGTCGAAACGATCGCGGACGCGGTGCGCGAGACCGCCGAACGGGTTTTCCGACTCCCCACCGTTACTTAG
- the metG gene encoding methionine--tRNA ligase: MSTPVLTAVAWPYANGPRHIGHVSGFGVPSDVFSRYQRMAGHRVLMVSGTDEHGTPITVQADKEGLTAQQTADKYTRQIGEDLRGLGLTYDLFTRTSTGNHAAVTQQIFLALHRNGYVVPKTTRGAISPSTGRTLPDRYVEGTCPICGYDGARGDQCDNCGNQLDAAELINPKSRINGETPKFVETEHYFLDLPAFTQTLGKWLSTKTDWRPNVLNFTKNLVDDMRPRAITRDLDWGVKIPLDGWRDQGMKRFYVWFDAVIGYFSASVEWARRSGDPDAWQQWWNNPDARSYYFMGKDNITFHAQIWPALLMGHNGQGDRGGEPGPYGELNLPSEIVSSEFLTMSGSKFSTSRGTVIYVNDFLREYGPDTLRYFIAAAGPETQDTAFTWDEFVRRTNFELANEWGNLVNRSISMAHKNNGGVPAPSAPAPADEELKALSRQAFDTVGGHLARSRFKLALGEAMKVVSAANKYLSDQEPWKLKENPERRDSVLHTALQVVSDANTMLTPFLPHSAQKVHEALGGTGVWAAQPELQDVEDLDIDGRVNPILTGDYAAEQASWASTPIEVGRPLAKPSPLFAKLDAKLGETGPDWAPIEP; the protein is encoded by the coding sequence ATGAGCACCCCTGTGTTGACCGCGGTGGCCTGGCCCTACGCCAACGGCCCCCGCCACATCGGCCACGTGTCCGGCTTCGGCGTTCCGTCCGACGTCTTCTCCCGCTACCAGCGAATGGCCGGCCACCGGGTGCTCATGGTCTCCGGCACCGACGAGCACGGCACGCCGATCACCGTGCAGGCCGACAAGGAGGGCCTGACCGCGCAGCAGACGGCGGACAAGTACACCCGCCAGATCGGTGAGGACCTGCGTGGCCTCGGCCTGACCTACGACCTGTTCACCCGCACCAGCACCGGCAACCACGCCGCGGTCACCCAGCAGATCTTCCTGGCGCTGCACCGCAACGGGTACGTGGTGCCGAAGACCACGCGGGGGGCGATCAGCCCGTCCACCGGGCGCACCCTGCCCGACCGCTACGTCGAGGGCACCTGCCCGATCTGCGGGTACGACGGCGCCCGCGGCGACCAGTGCGACAACTGCGGCAACCAGCTCGACGCCGCCGAGCTGATCAACCCGAAGTCCCGGATCAACGGCGAGACCCCGAAGTTCGTCGAGACCGAGCACTACTTCCTCGACCTGCCCGCGTTCACCCAGACCCTGGGCAAGTGGCTGTCCACCAAGACCGACTGGCGGCCGAACGTCCTCAACTTCACCAAGAACCTGGTCGACGACATGCGGCCGAGGGCGATCACCCGCGACCTCGACTGGGGCGTGAAGATCCCGCTCGACGGCTGGCGCGATCAGGGCATGAAGCGGTTCTACGTGTGGTTCGACGCGGTCATCGGCTACTTCTCGGCCAGCGTGGAGTGGGCGCGCCGCTCCGGCGACCCCGACGCCTGGCAGCAGTGGTGGAACAACCCGGACGCCCGGTCGTACTACTTCATGGGCAAGGACAACATCACCTTCCACGCGCAGATCTGGCCCGCGCTGCTGATGGGGCACAACGGCCAGGGCGACCGCGGTGGTGAGCCGGGCCCGTACGGCGAGCTGAACCTGCCCAGCGAGATCGTCTCCAGCGAGTTCCTCACCATGAGCGGCTCGAAGTTCTCCACCTCGCGCGGCACGGTCATCTACGTCAACGACTTCCTGCGCGAGTACGGCCCGGACACGCTGCGGTACTTCATCGCCGCGGCCGGGCCGGAAACCCAGGACACCGCGTTCACCTGGGACGAGTTCGTCCGGCGCACCAACTTCGAGCTGGCCAACGAGTGGGGCAACCTGGTCAACCGGTCGATCTCGATGGCGCACAAGAACAACGGCGGCGTGCCCGCGCCGTCCGCGCCCGCGCCGGCCGACGAGGAGCTGAAGGCGCTGTCGCGGCAGGCGTTCGACACCGTCGGCGGGCACCTCGCGCGCTCGCGGTTCAAGCTGGCGCTCGGCGAGGCGATGAAGGTGGTCTCGGCGGCGAACAAGTACCTGTCCGACCAGGAGCCGTGGAAGCTCAAGGAGAACCCCGAGCGGCGCGACAGCGTGCTGCACACCGCGCTGCAGGTGGTTTCCGACGCGAACACCATGCTGACGCCGTTCCTGCCGCACTCGGCGCAGAAGGTGCACGAGGCGCTCGGCGGCACGGGTGTCTGGGCGGCGCAGCCGGAGCTGCAGGACGTCGAGGACCTCGACATCGACGGTCGCGTGAACCCGATCCTCACCGGGGACTACGCGGCCGAGCAGGCTTCGTGGGCGTCCACCCCGATCGAGGTGGGGCGTCCGCTGGCCAAGCCGTCGCCGCTGTTCGCCAAGCTCGACGCGAAGCTGGGCGAGACCGGGCCGGACTGGGCGCCGATCGAGCCGTGA
- a CDS encoding PadR family transcriptional regulator, giving the protein MSATRLLVLGVVRISGRAHGYQVRRELLNWRADSWASVQPGSIYHALKKMAREELLEEVETESGRGPDRVAYQLTEAGEREFFRLLTGALTDADITGHELSAGIVLMPMLERSRAIELLKLLEVRLDGATAETAHTAEHAREWGHPPHVVRMYGLWGGLTETVRSWVHDLVTALEAGEYQMADDEPPTFPVHR; this is encoded by the coding sequence TTGTCCGCGACCCGCTTGCTGGTGCTCGGCGTGGTGCGGATCAGCGGCCGCGCCCACGGCTACCAGGTGCGGCGGGAGCTGCTCAACTGGCGTGCGGACAGCTGGGCCAGCGTGCAGCCCGGCTCGATCTACCACGCGCTGAAGAAGATGGCGCGCGAAGAACTCCTGGAAGAGGTCGAGACCGAGTCGGGGCGCGGCCCGGACCGCGTGGCCTACCAGCTCACCGAAGCCGGTGAGCGCGAGTTCTTCCGGCTGCTGACCGGCGCGCTCACCGACGCCGACATCACCGGGCACGAGCTGTCCGCCGGCATCGTGCTGATGCCGATGCTGGAGCGCTCGCGCGCCATCGAGCTGCTGAAACTGCTGGAGGTCCGGCTCGACGGCGCGACCGCGGAGACCGCGCACACCGCCGAGCACGCACGCGAGTGGGGGCACCCGCCGCACGTGGTGCGGATGTACGGGCTCTGGGGCGGGCTCACCGAAACCGTGCGCTCCTGGGTGCACGACCTGGTCACCGCGCTGGAGGCGGGCGAGTACCAGATGGCCGACGACGAGCCGCCCACCTTTCCCGTGCACCGGTAA